One segment of Bacteroides caecimuris DNA contains the following:
- a CDS encoding rhomboid family intramembrane serine protease: MKQDIQRITVAAAKPLFLIFILYILKFLEIGMDWDFSHLGIYPMEKRGVTGILAHPLIHSGFSHLLANTIPLFFLSWCLFYFYREIAGKVFVLIWLGAGLLTFIIGKPGWHIGASGLIYGLAFFLFFSGILRKYVPLIAISLLVTFLYGGIIWHIFPYFSPANMSWEGHLSGGIMGVLCAFAFVNHGPQRPEPFADEEEEEEHEISDPV, encoded by the coding sequence ATGAAGCAAGATATTCAGCGTATCACGGTGGCTGCCGCAAAGCCCTTGTTCTTAATTTTCATCTTATATATACTCAAGTTTCTGGAAATCGGGATGGACTGGGACTTCTCTCACTTGGGGATATATCCCATGGAAAAGCGAGGTGTAACAGGCATTTTGGCTCATCCGCTGATACACAGCGGATTCAGCCATTTATTGGCAAATACTATTCCTTTATTCTTCCTTTCCTGGTGTCTTTTTTATTTTTACCGAGAGATAGCCGGCAAGGTTTTTGTCCTAATCTGGCTTGGTGCGGGACTGCTTACCTTTATTATAGGCAAACCGGGATGGCACATCGGTGCCAGCGGACTCATCTACGGACTTGCCTTCTTTCTCTTTTTCAGCGGTATTCTCCGCAAATACGTCCCACTGATTGCAATTTCCCTACTTGTCACCTTTCTATATGGGGGGATTATCTGGCATATATTTCCTTATTTCTCCCCCGCCAATATGTCATGGGAAGGACATCTCAGCGGTGGAATCATGGGAGTGCTCTGTGCATTTGCATTCGTGAACCACGGGCCTCAGCGACCGGAACCTTTTGCGGACGAGGAAGAGGAAGAAGAACATGAAATCTCAGATCCTGTTTAA
- a CDS encoding glycogen debranching enzyme N-terminal domain-containing protein — MSYLRFDKTLMTNLEESLQREILRTNKAGAYHCTTIVDCNTRKYHGLLVIPVPNLDDENHVLLSSLDETVIQHGAEFNLGLHKYQGNNFSPNGHKYIREFDCEHIPATTYRVGGVVLRKEKIFVHHENRILIRYTLLDAHSATTLRFRPFLAFRSVREYTHENPQASREYQLVENGIKTCMYPGYPELYMQLNKKCEFHFQPDWYRGIEYPKEQERGYDFNEDLYVPGYFEVDIKKGESIVFSAGISETTPRKLKQTFEAEVADRTPRDSFYHCLKNSAHQFHNKQEGEHYILAGYPWFKCRARDMFIALPGLTLALDEIDQFEDVMKTAEKAIRNFINEEPVGYKIYEMEHPDVLLWAVWAMQQYAKETSREQCRQKYGELLKDIMEFIRQRKHENLFLHDNGLLFANGTDKAITWMNSTVNGHPVISRTGYIVEFNALWYNALRFIADLVREGGDVYLADELDAQAEVTGKSFVEVFRNEYGYLLDYVDGNMMDWSVRPNMIFTVAFDYSPLDRAQKKQVLDIVTKELLTPKGIRSLSPKSGGYNPNYVGPQIQRDYAYHQGTAWPWLMGFYLEAYLRIYKMSGLSFVERQLIGYDDEMTSHCIGSIPELFDGNPPFKGRGAVSFAMNVAEILRVLKLLSKYY, encoded by the coding sequence ATGAGTTATTTACGATTTGACAAGACCCTCATGACGAATCTGGAAGAATCTCTTCAGAGAGAAATTCTCCGGACGAACAAAGCAGGAGCTTATCATTGTACGACGATTGTTGATTGTAACACACGCAAATATCACGGCCTATTGGTAATTCCAGTTCCCAATCTCGACGATGAAAATCATGTGCTGCTATCTTCTCTTGATGAAACGGTAATTCAACATGGTGCGGAGTTTAACTTGGGATTGCACAAATATCAGGGAAACAACTTTAGTCCTAATGGACACAAGTATATCCGTGAGTTTGACTGTGAGCATATCCCAGCAACTACTTACCGTGTCGGAGGTGTAGTCCTCCGCAAAGAAAAAATCTTTGTACATCATGAAAATAGAATCCTGATTCGTTATACTTTACTTGATGCGCATTCGGCTACAACTCTGCGCTTCCGGCCGTTCCTTGCTTTCAGAAGTGTACGTGAGTACACTCACGAAAACCCGCAGGCAAGCCGTGAGTATCAATTGGTGGAAAATGGTATTAAAACCTGTATGTATCCCGGTTATCCGGAACTTTATATGCAGTTGAACAAAAAGTGCGAATTCCATTTCCAGCCCGATTGGTATCGCGGCATTGAATATCCGAAAGAGCAGGAACGCGGGTACGACTTCAATGAGGACCTGTACGTTCCGGGATATTTCGAGGTGGATATCAAGAAAGGAGAGAGTATTGTATTCTCTGCCGGAATTTCAGAAACAACTCCGCGTAAACTGAAACAGACCTTTGAGGCGGAAGTGGCTGATCGTACCCCACGTGATAGCTTTTACCATTGTCTGAAAAATTCTGCCCATCAATTCCATAACAAACAGGAAGGTGAGCATTACATTCTTGCCGGTTATCCGTGGTTTAAATGCCGTGCTCGTGATATGTTTATCGCCTTGCCTGGACTGACGCTTGCACTTGATGAGATCGACCAGTTTGAGGATGTGATGAAAACGGCGGAAAAGGCGATCCGTAACTTTATCAATGAAGAACCTGTAGGATACAAGATTTATGAAATGGAGCATCCTGACGTTTTGCTTTGGGCTGTCTGGGCTATGCAACAATATGCTAAAGAGACTTCCCGCGAACAATGCCGTCAGAAATATGGAGAGCTTCTGAAAGATATTATGGAGTTTATCCGTCAGCGGAAACATGAAAATCTTTTCTTGCATGACAACGGATTACTTTTTGCTAATGGTACGGATAAAGCGATTACATGGATGAATTCTACTGTGAACGGGCATCCGGTGATTTCTCGTACTGGATATATTGTTGAATTTAATGCGTTATGGTATAATGCACTGCGTTTTATCGCTGATTTGGTGCGTGAAGGTGGTGACGTGTACTTGGCAGATGAACTTGATGCGCAGGCAGAAGTGACAGGAAAATCTTTTGTCGAGGTATTCCGTAATGAATATGGTTATTTGCTTGATTACGTAGACGGTAATATGATGGACTGGAGTGTACGTCCTAATATGATATTTACCGTAGCGTTTGATTATTCTCCTTTGGATCGTGCGCAAAAGAAACAGGTGCTCGATATTGTGACCAAAGAGCTGCTCACTCCGAAAGGAATTCGTTCGTTGAGTCCGAAGAGCGGTGGATATAATCCAAACTATGTAGGTCCGCAGATACAACGGGATTATGCTTATCATCAAGGAACCGCTTGGCCTTGGTTGATGGGATTCTATCTGGAAGCTTATCTTCGAATTTATAAGATGAGCGGGTTGTCATTCGTTGAACGTCAGCTGATTGGTTATGATGATGAGATGACAAGTCATTGTATTGGTTCCATTCCCGAATTGTTTGATGGGAACCCGCCTTTCAAGGGACGTGGTGCGGTATCGTTTGCGATGAATGTGGCAGAAATATTGCGTGTTTTAAAGCTACTGTCTAAGTATTATTAA
- a CDS encoding glycosyltransferase family 4 protein gives MKVLMFGWEFPPKIYGGLAVASYGITKGLSLQGDVETVFCMPKPSGEEEKFLKIIGMNQVPIVWRDVHYDYLKSRLLEMTPEEYYSFRDHIYADFSYMHVNDLGCMEFAGGYPGNLHEEINNFSIIAGVVARQQEFDIIHAHDWLTYPAGVHAKMVSGKPLCIHVHATDFDRSRGKVNPTVYSIEKNGMDHADCIMCVSELTRRTVINEYHQDPRKVFAMHNAVYPLSQELLDIPRPDHSKEKVVTFLGRITMQKGPEYFVEAAALVLKRTRNIRFVMAGSGDMLNAMINLVAERGIADRFHFPGFMKGRQVYEVYKNSDVFVMPSVSEPFGIAPLEAMQCGTPSIISKQSGCGEILDKVIKTDYWDIHAMADVIHSLCTNPSLFEYLKEEGKKEVDGITWEKVGLRIRALYEAVLRNYGK, from the coding sequence ATGAAAGTTTTAATGTTTGGATGGGAATTCCCTCCCAAAATATATGGTGGTCTTGCAGTTGCTTCTTATGGAATAACTAAAGGCTTGAGTCTGCAAGGTGATGTGGAGACGGTTTTCTGTATGCCTAAACCTAGCGGCGAAGAAGAAAAGTTCTTGAAAATAATCGGTATGAATCAAGTGCCCATTGTGTGGCGTGATGTTCACTATGACTACTTGAAATCCCGCTTGTTGGAAATGACACCGGAAGAATATTACTCTTTCCGCGACCATATCTATGCTGATTTTTCTTATATGCATGTGAATGATTTGGGATGTATGGAATTTGCAGGTGGTTATCCCGGGAACTTGCACGAGGAAATTAATAATTTCTCGATCATTGCCGGAGTAGTAGCCCGTCAGCAGGAATTTGACATTATCCATGCACACGATTGGCTGACTTATCCTGCCGGTGTACATGCCAAAATGGTTAGTGGAAAGCCGCTTTGCATTCATGTGCATGCTACTGATTTTGACCGTTCTCGTGGCAAAGTCAATCCTACTGTTTATTCGATTGAGAAGAATGGTATGGATCATGCCGATTGTATCATGTGCGTATCCGAGCTTACTCGCCGCACTGTTATTAACGAGTATCATCAAGATCCCAGAAAGGTATTTGCAATGCATAATGCTGTTTATCCATTGTCGCAGGAACTGCTGGATATTCCGCGTCCCGATCACTCAAAAGAAAAGGTGGTCACCTTCCTCGGACGTATTACTATGCAGAAGGGACCGGAATATTTTGTAGAAGCTGCTGCACTTGTATTGAAGCGTACTCGTAATATTCGTTTTGTAATGGCGGGGTCGGGTGATATGTTGAACGCCATGATTAACTTGGTTGCCGAACGTGGTATTGCCGATCGATTCCACTTCCCGGGCTTCATGAAGGGCAGACAGGTATATGAGGTTTATAAGAACAGTGATGTATTTGTCATGCCGTCTGTCTCTGAACCTTTCGGTATCGCTCCGCTGGAAGCTATGCAGTGTGGAACACCTTCCATCATTTCTAAGCAGTCTGGATGTGGCGAGATTCTTGATAAGGTGATAAAAACGGACTATTGGGATATTCATGCGATGGCTGACGTTATCCATTCTCTGTGTACCAATCCGTCTCTTTTCGAATATCTCAAAGAAGAGGGAAAGAAGGAAGTAGATGGGATTACTTGGGAAAAAGTCGGCTTGAGAATCCGTGCTCTTTATGAGGCTGTGTTAAGAAACTATGGTAAATAA
- a CDS encoding glycoside hydrolase family 57 protein has protein sequence MRTICLYFEIHQIIHLKRYRFFDIGNDHYYYDDYANETGMNEVAERSYIPALNTLIEMAKNSGGAFKVALSISGVALEQLEIHAPAVIDLLHQLNETGCCEFLCEPYSHGLSSLANEDCFREEVLRQRDKMKQMFGKEPKVFRNSSLIYSDEIGGLVASMGFKGMLTEGAKHALGWKSPHYVYHCNQAPSLKLLLRDFKLSDDISLRFSNSEWAEYPLFADKYINWIDALPQEEQVINIFMELSALGMAQPLSSNILEFMKALPECAKAKGITFSTPTEIVTKLKSVSQLDVAYPMSWVDEERDTSCWLGNVMQREAFNKLYSVAERVHLCDDRRIKQDWDYLQASNNFRFMTTKNNGMWLNRGIYDSPYDAFTNYMNILGDFIKRVDALYPVDVDSEELNSLLTTIKNQGDEITELEKVLAKLQAKVEAAKKTAAKKTTTAKESVVKEEPAAKSKPAAKKAEVKKATTEPKKKATGKAKKVTAK, from the coding sequence ATGAGAACTATCTGTCTTTATTTTGAAATACATCAAATTATCCATTTGAAACGTTATCGTTTCTTTGATATTGGTAATGACCATTACTATTATGATGATTATGCCAACGAAACAGGGATGAATGAGGTTGCCGAACGTTCATATATTCCTGCTCTCAATACATTGATTGAGATGGCGAAAAACTCGGGTGGTGCTTTTAAAGTAGCGCTTTCTATCTCGGGAGTAGCCTTGGAACAATTGGAAATTCATGCTCCGGCAGTCATTGATTTATTGCACCAGCTGAATGAAACAGGCTGTTGTGAGTTCTTATGTGAACCTTATTCGCATGGTTTGTCTTCACTGGCCAACGAGGATTGTTTCCGTGAAGAAGTGCTTCGTCAACGTGATAAGATGAAGCAGATGTTTGGTAAAGAACCCAAAGTATTCCGTAACTCTAGTCTTATTTATTCTGATGAAATTGGTGGATTGGTAGCTTCTATGGGCTTCAAGGGGATGTTGACGGAAGGTGCTAAACATGCGTTGGGATGGAAGAGCCCGCATTATGTTTATCACTGTAATCAAGCTCCAAGTCTTAAGCTCTTGTTGCGGGATTTCAAACTTTCTGACGATATCAGTTTGCGCTTTTCTAATTCGGAATGGGCGGAATATCCTTTGTTTGCCGATAAGTATATTAATTGGATCGATGCGTTGCCCCAAGAAGAACAAGTCATCAATATCTTTATGGAATTGAGTGCACTTGGTATGGCTCAACCTTTATCTTCTAATATTCTTGAATTCATGAAGGCACTGCCTGAATGTGCAAAAGCTAAAGGAATCACATTCTCTACGCCGACGGAAATCGTGACGAAGTTGAAATCAGTATCACAGCTTGATGTTGCCTATCCGATGTCATGGGTGGATGAAGAAAGAGATACTAGTTGTTGGCTGGGTAATGTTATGCAACGTGAGGCTTTCAATAAACTGTATAGTGTAGCCGAACGTGTTCATTTATGTGATGACCGTCGTATTAAGCAGGATTGGGATTACTTGCAGGCCAGCAATAACTTCCGTTTTATGACAACGAAGAACAATGGGATGTGGTTGAACCGTGGTATCTATGATTCTCCTTATGATGCTTTCACCAACTATATGAATATTTTGGGTGACTTTATCAAACGGGTAGATGCACTGTATCCTGTTGATGTAGACAGTGAAGAACTAAATTCTTTGTTGACTACCATTAAGAATCAGGGGGATGAGATTACTGAATTGGAAAAGGTATTGGCTAAATTACAGGCAAAAGTAGAAGCGGCAAAGAAAACGGCTGCAAAAAAAACTACAACTGCTAAAGAATCGGTAGTGAAAGAGGAACCTGCTGCTAAGTCAAAACCTGCTGCAAAGAAAGCTGAAGTGAAGAAAGCAACAACCGAGCCGAAGAAGAAGGCCACGGGAAAAGCTAAGAAGGTTACAGCTAAATAA
- a CDS encoding DUF4270 domain-containing protein, translating into MKAKYALIALLAIAFWGCDDNTAGLGLGMFPGSDRDINGQLKTYPVTTISVAAGRIYAKTNIGYVGKFTDDQFGTYQAGFLSTLNCPEGLTFPGKYNNTAFDNNKKITNTMVDKASDDIALIHKDPNDESSEVIGNIHTVELYLWYDNYFGDSLTACRLSVYELNKELEKADKKDYYYTDIKPDEFYEKNGILGSKAYTAVDLSVKDSIRNLDSYVPSVHLTFEKPIAARVGGNILRKFREAQEKGAKFDNKEFFKAFKGLYVKSDFGDGTVLYVNQVQMNVVYKCYAVDSIKGTPLTTHDGKDSTYYAYRVFNSTREVIQANQLNNDEKIKELIKNDKTCTYLKTPAGIFTEATLPITQINKELSGDTLNAVKLTFSNYNQSNSSSNFGMSAPSDVMLIRKKDKDRFFAKNLLIDEVSSFRTSHSTSTNQYTFSNITRLINACINDKKAADKDIKEKGEVEYTVYNTETGIDEVKSTKDITIWENDTEWNKVVLIPVLVTYDSSSSDNYYGTSNNIIGIQHDLRPGYVKLKGGELGGTLNLEVVYTSFTKSGN; encoded by the coding sequence ATGAAAGCAAAATACGCCTTAATAGCTTTACTGGCAATCGCCTTTTGGGGCTGTGATGACAACACTGCCGGACTGGGATTGGGAATGTTTCCGGGAAGCGACCGGGATATCAACGGACAATTAAAAACATATCCCGTAACAACAATCTCTGTGGCTGCCGGAAGAATTTATGCTAAAACAAATATCGGATATGTCGGTAAATTCACAGATGATCAATTCGGTACTTATCAGGCAGGATTCCTATCTACGCTGAATTGTCCGGAAGGATTGACTTTTCCTGGAAAGTATAACAATACTGCTTTCGATAATAATAAGAAGATTACCAATACAATGGTGGACAAAGCATCTGATGATATCGCGTTAATTCATAAGGACCCCAATGATGAAAGCAGCGAAGTTATAGGCAATATCCACACTGTCGAACTTTATTTATGGTATGATAACTACTTTGGAGATTCATTGACTGCTTGCCGTCTAAGTGTTTATGAATTAAACAAAGAATTGGAAAAGGCGGACAAGAAAGATTATTATTATACAGACATAAAACCCGATGAGTTTTATGAAAAGAACGGCATTTTAGGAAGTAAAGCATATACAGCCGTTGATCTTTCTGTTAAAGACTCTATTCGTAACTTAGACTCCTATGTTCCAAGTGTACATCTTACTTTTGAGAAGCCTATCGCAGCAAGAGTAGGAGGAAACATATTAAGAAAATTCAGAGAAGCACAAGAAAAAGGTGCTAAATTTGATAATAAAGAATTTTTTAAAGCCTTCAAGGGATTATATGTAAAGAGCGATTTTGGAGACGGAACAGTATTATATGTCAATCAGGTTCAAATGAATGTTGTGTATAAGTGTTATGCTGTTGATAGCATAAAAGGAACGCCACTTACGACACACGATGGAAAAGATTCTACCTATTATGCTTATCGTGTCTTTAACTCTACACGTGAAGTTATTCAAGCTAATCAACTCAATAATGATGAAAAAATTAAGGAACTAATTAAGAATGATAAGACTTGTACATACTTGAAAACTCCTGCCGGAATTTTCACAGAAGCAACTCTTCCTATCACCCAAATTAATAAAGAATTATCAGGAGATACACTCAATGCAGTAAAATTGACATTCTCCAATTACAATCAATCAAATAGTAGTAGTAATTTTGGAATGTCTGCACCATCTGATGTAATGCTGATACGGAAAAAAGATAAAGACAGATTCTTTGCAAAAAATCTGTTGATTGATGAAGTTTCTTCTTTCCGCACTTCTCATTCTACCAGCACCAACCAATACACTTTCAGTAATATAACCAGACTTATCAACGCATGTATCAATGACAAAAAAGCTGCCGATAAAGATATAAAGGAAAAAGGGGAGGTTGAATATACAGTGTATAATACAGAAACTGGAATTGATGAGGTTAAATCAACTAAGGATATCACTATATGGGAAAACGATACAGAATGGAATAAGGTAGTATTAATTCCGGTTCTGGTAACTTACGACTCTTCTAGCAGCGATAATTACTATGGTACCTCCAACAATATCATTGGTATTCAACATGATTTGAGACCTGGATATGTAAAATTAAAAGGAGGAGAACTTGGCGGAACACTGAATTTAGAAGTTGTTTATACCAGTTTTACCAAAAGCGGCAACTAA
- a CDS encoding glycogen/starch synthase: MTKANKVLFITQEITPYVSESEMANIGRNLPQAIQEKGREIRTFMPKWGNINERRNQLHEVIRLSGMNLIIDDTDHPLIIKVASIQSARMQVYFIDNDDYFQNRMQTADENGIEYEDNDSRAIFYARGVLETVKKLRWCPDVIHCHGWMTALAPLYIKKAYKDEPSFRDAKVVFSVYEDDFKSTLSDDFATKLMLKGISKKDLGDLKEPVDYAALCKLAVDYSDGVIQNSEKVDESIIEYARQSGKLVLDYQNPENYADACNEFYDQVWDATANEKEE; the protein is encoded by the coding sequence ATGACAAAGGCGAATAAAGTTTTATTTATTACTCAAGAGATTACACCTTACGTTTCAGAATCCGAAATGGCCAATATAGGTAGAAACCTTCCACAGGCGATACAAGAAAAAGGCCGTGAAATCAGAACCTTTATGCCCAAATGGGGAAACATCAACGAACGCAGAAACCAGCTGCACGAAGTGATCCGCCTCTCCGGTATGAACCTGATCATTGACGATACTGACCACCCCTTGATTATAAAAGTTGCTTCTATCCAATCTGCACGCATGCAGGTGTATTTCATCGACAATGATGATTATTTCCAGAATCGCATGCAGACAGCGGATGAAAATGGTATAGAATATGAGGATAATGACAGTCGTGCTATTTTCTACGCACGTGGTGTATTGGAAACAGTGAAAAAACTTCGCTGGTGTCCTGATGTTATTCATTGCCATGGCTGGATGACAGCTTTAGCTCCTCTTTATATTAAGAAAGCCTATAAAGACGAACCTTCTTTCCGCGATGCCAAAGTGGTATTCTCTGTTTATGAAGATGATTTCAAGAGTACACTTAGCGATGATTTCGCAACCAAATTGATGCTGAAAGGTATCTCCAAAAAAGATTTAGGTGATTTGAAAGAACCCGTAGATTACGCTGCTCTTTGCAAACTCGCCGTTGATTATTCGGACGGAGTCATACAAAACAGCGAAAAAGTAGACGAGTCTATTATTGAATACGCCCGCCAATCTGGCAAATTGGTACTTGACTACCAGAACCCGGAAAACTATGCAGATGCCTGCAACGAGTTCTACGATCAGGTATGGGATGCTACTGCAAACGAAAAAGAAGAATAA
- the panC gene encoding pantoate--beta-alanine ligase, with the protein MKVVHTIKDLQAELTVLRAQGKKVGLVPTMGALHAGHASLVKRSVSENGVTVVSVFVNPTQFNDKNDLEKYPRTLDADCRLLEECGADFAFAPSVSEMYPEPDTRQFSYAPLDTVMEGAFRPGHFNGVCQIVSKLFDAVLPDRAYFGEKDFQQLAIIREMVRQLKYNLEIVGCSIVREEDGLALSSRNTRLSAEERENALNISQTLFKSRNFAATHTVSETQKMVEDAIEAAPGLRMEYFEIVDGNTLQKISNWEDTSYAVGCITVFCGEVRLIDNIKYKE; encoded by the coding sequence ATGAAAGTAGTGCACACTATCAAGGACTTACAGGCAGAATTGACTGTCTTGAGAGCCCAAGGTAAAAAGGTGGGACTGGTTCCTACAATGGGTGCTTTACATGCGGGACATGCATCTCTGGTAAAGCGCAGCGTAAGTGAGAATGGTGTAACTGTTGTGAGTGTTTTTGTGAATCCCACACAGTTTAACGATAAAAATGACTTAGAGAAGTATCCGCGTACATTAGATGCAGATTGCCGTTTGTTGGAAGAATGCGGAGCGGATTTCGCTTTTGCTCCTTCGGTAAGCGAAATGTATCCGGAACCGGACACTCGTCAATTTAGCTATGCACCATTAGATACGGTGATGGAAGGTGCTTTCCGTCCGGGACATTTTAACGGTGTTTGCCAGATTGTCAGCAAACTGTTTGATGCCGTACTGCCGGACCGCGCATATTTCGGGGAGAAGGATTTTCAGCAGTTAGCAATTATTCGTGAGATGGTTCGACAATTGAAATATAACCTTGAAATTGTGGGTTGTTCAATTGTGCGTGAGGAAGATGGGCTGGCATTGAGTAGCCGTAATACACGTTTATCGGCAGAAGAACGTGAAAATGCTTTAAATATTTCTCAGACCTTATTTAAAAGTCGTAACTTTGCAGCCACTCACACAGTGAGCGAGACGCAAAAGATGGTGGAAGATGCAATTGAAGCTGCTCCGGGTTTGCGCATGGAGTATTTTGAGATTGTAGACGGAAACACATTGCAGAAAATTAGTAATTGGGAAGATACTTCCTATGCCGTTGGATGCATCACAGTATTCTGTGGAGAAGTCCGGCTGATTGATAATATTAAATATAAAGAATAA
- the panD gene encoding aspartate 1-decarboxylase, whose amino-acid sequence MMIEVLKSKIHCARVTEANLNYMGSITIDEDLLDAANMIPGEKVYIADNNNGERFETYIIKGERGSGKICLNGAAARKVQPDDIVIIMSYALMDFEEAKSFKPTVIFPDPATNKVVK is encoded by the coding sequence ATGATGATTGAAGTGTTGAAGTCGAAAATTCATTGTGCACGTGTCACGGAGGCAAATCTGAACTACATGGGTAGTATCACGATTGATGAAGACCTGCTGGATGCTGCAAACATGATTCCGGGAGAGAAAGTGTATATCGCTGATAATAACAATGGTGAACGCTTTGAAACCTATATTATCAAAGGTGAACGCGGTTCGGGTAAAATTTGCCTGAACGGTGCTGCTGCCCGCAAGGTGCAACCGGATGATATCGTTATAATCATGTCCTATGCATTGATGGATTTTGAGGAAGCCAAGTCGTTTAAACCGACTGTAATCTTCCCCGATCCTGCGACGAACAAAGTGGTAAAGTAG